Within the Thermococcus sp. genome, the region ATGCAGAGCATTCCGCCCCAGGTTCAGTCCATGCTCGCCCAGCTTGAGAGCTACCAGCAGCAGCTCCAGCTCCTCGTTCAGCAGAAGCAGAAGGTTCAGCTCGAGCTAAACGAAGCCAAGAAAGCTTTGGAGGAAATTGAGAAGCTCCCCGACGATGCGGTCATCTACAAGACTATAGGAACGCTCATCGTCAAGACAGAGAAAAGCAAGGCGGTGGAAGAGCTCAAGGAGAAAGTTGAAACCCTTGAAGTCCGCTTAAGCGCTCTGGAGAGGCAGGAGAAGAAGCTCAACGAAAAGCTCAAGGAGTTAACCGCCAAGATACAGAGCGCAATCCGCCCGACCGCGGGCTGATTTCTCTTTTCTACCCCCGGTGATGGCGATGGAGCGGAGGGGAGTTGTCCACATTGGCCTTCCTGAGCTGAGCGAGGAACAGCTCGTTGAAATCGGCGAGCTGGCACAGAAGGTTATAATAAAGCACGTTTTCGATTCCCTGAACAGGAGCGACGTCAAGGACATAGAGGTGACGACAAGGATAAACCGCGATGAGACACTCGACCTTGAAATTGAAGTCTACCTTGAGGTTCCGGTCTTCGTTAGAGTTGACGTTGATTCCCTCGTCCATGAGGCTCTTGAGAAGGCCTACGAAGCCGTTGAGAAGAAACTAAAAACACTTGCCACAAAGGATTAAACTTCCAAAGTCTAAATTTATACGGTGAGGAGGATGGATTATCAAGAGGTGGCAAGGCGCTTTGCAGAGGACGTTAAAAAGCTTTTAGGAGACTCAATTAGAGAGATAGTTCTCTTTGGGTCTGTTGCGAGGGGAGATTATAGCGAGAACAGTGACGTTGATGTCCTTGTAGTTGTTGAAGGAAACGCGTGGGAGGCTCAGAAAAAAGTTTCTGACGTTGTCGTTGATTACCTCACTGAATACGGTGTCTACGTCTCGGCCAAAGTTATAAGCCTTGAAGAGTTTGAGCTAATGAAGAGCCTTAACACCGCGTTTTACAGGAACATCCAAAGGGAGGGGGTTCTAATTGGACGATGAAGTAAGTCTTCTACTCAACAATGCCCATGAGTCACTGGATGCGGCGGAGCTTTTACTTGAGAAGGGATTTTACAGGGATGCCCTGAGTAGGGCATATTATGCAATGTTCTACGCCGCCAGTGCCCTTCTCAGGGCTAGGGGAATCATTACCAAAAGCCATAGAGGCGTGATTGCAAAGTTTGGACTTGAATTCGTAACGGATGGCACCATAGAGAAGCATTATGCGAGAGCTCTTAGTCTTGCTGAAAGCCTTCGGGAGAGAGCTGACTATGATGCCACGTTTCGGCCGGGTAAAGAGGAGGCCGAAGAACTCGTTGAAGATGCTAGAGCTTTTGTAGAGCGTATTGAAAAAGCTCTGGAGGAGCTGGGATGAAGGGAAAAATTAAGCTCAAGCGATTTCTTGAGAAATCAAGGAACAAGTCTTTTCTCCTCCTCTGCCATCATAACGCAGATCCCGATTCCTTGGGTTCAGCCATAGCTTTTGCCCGCTACCTGAGGTCAATTGGTGTCAAAAAAATCAGGATTGGCGTGGCCCAGAGTGTTTCTTCCTATGCAAAGAGACTCCTGACTTTTTCTCCCGTTCCCGTCGAGAAAAACCCCCGGGTTGAGGAGGACGTTATTGTCATATTCGACACTTCTTCAATTGAACAGCTTGAGCCTATTGAAATTCCAGAGGGGAAAACCGTCGTGCTCATAGACCACCACGTTGAGAAGGAGAGGCCGATTAAGGCGGACATAGCTATTATTGACTCCTCGAGGACTTCAACGGCCGAGATAGTGTGGGAACTCTTCAAGTACTTCCGCTTTGCTGATGAGGAGAGCGTTAAGGTCCTTCTCGCTGGGGTTGTTACAGATACCGCCAACTTCCGCTTCGCCAACGCGAAAACATTCAAAGCAGTTTCGGAGATGCTTGAGCTCTTCCCTATTCAGATGGGTGAGATATCCCAGCTTGTTGCTCCAGTTACTGATGAAAACACCGACAACGCAAAGAGAATGGCCGTTTTGAAGGCCTGCCAGAGGCTGGAAATCAGGA harbors:
- a CDS encoding prefoldin subunit beta; its protein translation is MQSIPPQVQSMLAQLESYQQQLQLLVQQKQKVQLELNEAKKALEEIEKLPDDAVIYKTIGTLIVKTEKSKAVEELKEKVETLEVRLSALERQEKKLNEKLKELTAKIQSAIRPTAG
- a CDS encoding DUF3194 domain-containing protein, translating into MERRGVVHIGLPELSEEQLVEIGELAQKVIIKHVFDSLNRSDVKDIEVTTRINRDETLDLEIEVYLEVPVFVRVDVDSLVHEALEKAYEAVEKKLKTLATKD
- a CDS encoding nucleotidyltransferase domain-containing protein, with amino-acid sequence MDYQEVARRFAEDVKKLLGDSIREIVLFGSVARGDYSENSDVDVLVVVEGNAWEAQKKVSDVVVDYLTEYGVYVSAKVISLEEFELMKSLNTAFYRNIQREGVLIGR
- a CDS encoding HEPN domain-containing protein — encoded protein: MDDEVSLLLNNAHESLDAAELLLEKGFYRDALSRAYYAMFYAASALLRARGIITKSHRGVIAKFGLEFVTDGTIEKHYARALSLAESLRERADYDATFRPGKEEAEELVEDARAFVERIEKALEELG
- a CDS encoding bifunctional oligoribonuclease/PAP phosphatase NrnA, translated to MKGKIKLKRFLEKSRNKSFLLLCHHNADPDSLGSAIAFARYLRSIGVKKIRIGVAQSVSSYAKRLLTFSPVPVEKNPRVEEDVIVIFDTSSIEQLEPIEIPEGKTVVLIDHHVEKERPIKADIAIIDSSRTSTAEIVWELFKYFRFADEESVKVLLAGVVTDTANFRFANAKTFKAVSEMLELFPIQMGEISQLVAPVTDENTDNAKRMAVLKACQRLEIRKFRRYVIAISKVSAYESYACKVFLQLGADIAIVGSEKNGVRISARAKESLVKKGLHLGKIMEKVGPIIEGSGGGHAGAAGANGKANLDKAIKLILKEIEKFLREVE